One Kineococcus aurantiacus genomic window carries:
- a CDS encoding glutathione-independent formaldehyde dehydrogenase yields MKAVVYEGPRQVSVKDVPDARIERPTDVVVRITSTNICGSDLHMYEGRTDFEPGRWFGHENMGQVVEVGDGVDKVRVGDWVVLPFNIACGHCKNCERQLTNYCLTAQPEPSMAGAAYGFADMGPYAGGQAEFLRVPWGDFNCLRLGEDAEQRQTDYVMLADIFPTGYHATELAGVEPGDQTVIYGAGPVGLMAALSATIRGAGKVMIVDRQPDRLRLAESIGAIAIDDSKVDPVQAVLEETLGLGADNGCECVGYQAHEPDGQERANLTMNRLVASVRFTGAIGTVGVFVPQDPGAADELAKQGKLAFDYGMSWFKGQHLGTGQAPVKKYNRQLRDLIAGGKAEPSFIVSHELPLDQAPEAYEKFDAREDGWTKVVLHPAGA; encoded by the coding sequence ACATCTGCGGCTCGGACCTGCACATGTACGAGGGCCGCACCGACTTCGAGCCGGGTCGCTGGTTCGGTCACGAGAACATGGGCCAGGTCGTCGAGGTCGGCGACGGCGTGGACAAGGTGCGCGTCGGCGACTGGGTCGTCCTGCCGTTCAACATCGCCTGCGGGCACTGCAAGAACTGCGAGCGCCAGCTCACCAACTACTGCCTGACCGCGCAGCCGGAACCGAGCATGGCCGGCGCCGCGTACGGCTTCGCCGACATGGGCCCCTACGCCGGCGGGCAGGCCGAGTTCCTGCGCGTGCCCTGGGGGGACTTCAACTGCCTGCGGCTGGGCGAGGACGCCGAGCAGCGCCAGACCGACTACGTGATGCTCGCCGACATCTTCCCGACCGGCTACCACGCCACCGAGCTCGCCGGGGTGGAGCCCGGGGACCAGACCGTCATCTACGGCGCCGGCCCGGTCGGGCTCATGGCCGCCCTGTCGGCGACCATCCGCGGGGCCGGGAAGGTGATGATCGTCGACCGGCAGCCGGACCGGCTGCGGCTGGCCGAGTCGATCGGCGCCATCGCCATCGACGACTCGAAGGTCGACCCGGTGCAGGCCGTCCTGGAGGAGACCCTGGGGCTGGGCGCGGACAACGGCTGCGAGTGCGTCGGCTACCAGGCCCACGAGCCCGACGGGCAGGAGCGGGCCAACCTGACGATGAACCGGCTGGTCGCCTCGGTGCGCTTCACGGGGGCGATCGGCACCGTCGGCGTCTTCGTGCCCCAGGACCCCGGTGCGGCCGACGAGCTGGCCAAGCAGGGCAAGCTCGCCTTCGACTACGGGATGTCCTGGTTCAAGGGCCAGCACCTCGGCACCGGCCAGGCGCCGGTGAAGAAGTACAACCGGCAGCTGCGCGACCTCATCGCGGGGGGCAAGGCCGAACCGTCGTTCATCGTGAGCCACGAGCTGCCCCTCGACCAGGCGCCGGAGGCCTACGAGAAGTTCGACGCCCGCGAGGACGGCTGGACGAAGGTCGTCCTGCACCCGGCGGGGGCCTGA
- a CDS encoding DJ-1/PfpI/YhbO family deglycase/protease: MAGALDGRRVAILAADGVERVELEQPRQALDDAGARTVVVSISSGEIQARDHDLEAAGTFAVDETVDRVSVDDFEALLLPGGTVNPDKLRMEPTAVRFVRDFVQSGKPVASICHGPWNFVEADVARGRRLTSWPSVRTDLRNAGAEVVDEEVVTDGNITTSRSPDDLPAFCARIVREFAGTGTGAGS, translated from the coding sequence GTGGCCGGCGCGCTGGACGGGCGCCGGGTCGCGATCCTCGCGGCGGACGGCGTGGAGCGGGTCGAGCTGGAGCAGCCGCGGCAGGCGCTGGACGACGCCGGTGCGCGCACCGTCGTCGTCTCGATCAGCAGCGGCGAGATCCAGGCGCGCGACCACGACCTGGAGGCGGCGGGCACCTTCGCGGTCGACGAGACGGTCGATCGGGTGTCGGTGGACGACTTCGAGGCGCTGCTCCTGCCGGGCGGGACGGTGAACCCGGACAAGCTGCGGATGGAGCCCACCGCGGTGCGGTTCGTCCGGGACTTCGTGCAGTCGGGCAAGCCGGTCGCCTCGATCTGCCACGGCCCGTGGAACTTCGTCGAGGCCGACGTCGCTCGCGGCCGCCGGCTGACCTCGTGGCCCAGCGTGCGCACCGACCTGCGCAACGCCGGCGCGGAGGTGGTCGACGAGGAGGTCGTGACCGACGGCAACATCACCACGAGCCGGTCACCGGACGACCTGCCCGCGTTCTGCGCGCGCATCGTGCGGGAGTTCGCCGGGACCGGGACGGGAGCGGGCTCGTGA
- a CDS encoding alcohol dehydrogenase catalytic domain-containing protein yields the protein MKAVTWRGINEIGVEDVPEPRILNGGDIVLEVGLSATCGSDLHLVGGYVPAMRAGDVLGHEFMGTVAEVGPDVTKHRVGDRVVVVSFISCGKCWYCLQGLYSLCDNGNPNPGITEALWGQAIGGCFGYSHALGGWAGSHARYVRVPYADQGAFTVPDDVSDERALFASDAAPTGWTGAHQAGVRPGDVVAVWGAGGVGQMAARAAMLMGAERVVVVDRYANRLEQVRTHVGAETLDYEQVDVAAELREATGGRGPDVCIEAVGMEAHTPGAQHVYDQVKQQLRLQTDRLAAVRDAVHACRKGGTVFTLGVFGGLVDKFPLGAVMNKGLTLRGAQQHGHRYVPEILERMSRGEVRTEHLATHVMSLDDGPEGYRMFKEKEDGCVRAVFRPGA from the coding sequence GTGAAGGCGGTGACCTGGCGGGGGATCAACGAGATCGGCGTGGAGGACGTCCCCGAACCCCGGATCCTCAACGGCGGCGACATCGTCCTGGAGGTGGGGCTGAGCGCCACCTGCGGTTCGGACCTGCACCTCGTGGGCGGTTACGTCCCCGCCATGCGGGCCGGTGACGTGCTCGGGCACGAGTTCATGGGCACGGTCGCCGAGGTCGGCCCGGACGTGACCAAGCACCGCGTCGGCGACCGCGTGGTGGTCGTCTCCTTCATCAGCTGCGGGAAGTGCTGGTACTGCCTGCAGGGGCTGTACTCCCTGTGCGACAACGGCAACCCCAACCCCGGGATCACCGAGGCGCTGTGGGGTCAGGCCATCGGCGGCTGCTTCGGGTACTCCCACGCCCTCGGCGGCTGGGCCGGCAGCCACGCGCGCTACGTCCGCGTCCCGTACGCCGACCAGGGGGCCTTCACCGTCCCCGACGACGTCTCCGACGAGCGGGCCCTGTTCGCCTCCGACGCAGCCCCCACCGGCTGGACGGGAGCGCACCAGGCCGGGGTGCGGCCGGGGGACGTGGTCGCGGTGTGGGGCGCCGGCGGGGTGGGCCAGATGGCCGCCCGCGCGGCGATGCTCATGGGTGCCGAGCGGGTCGTCGTCGTCGACCGGTACGCCAACCGGCTCGAGCAGGTCCGCACGCACGTCGGGGCCGAGACCCTCGACTACGAGCAGGTCGACGTCGCGGCGGAACTGCGCGAGGCGACCGGCGGCCGCGGACCGGACGTCTGCATCGAGGCCGTCGGCATGGAGGCGCACACCCCCGGCGCCCAGCACGTCTACGACCAGGTCAAGCAGCAGCTGCGGTTGCAGACCGACCGGCTCGCCGCGGTGCGGGACGCCGTCCACGCCTGCCGCAAGGGCGGCACCGTGTTCACCCTCGGCGTCTTCGGCGGGCTCGTGGACAAGTTCCCCCTGGGGGCGGTGATGAACAAGGGGCTGACCCTGCGCGGCGCCCAGCAGCACGGGCACCGCTACGTCCCGGAGATCCTCGAGCGCATGAGCCGCGGGGAGGTGCGCACCGAGCACCTCGCCACCCACGTCATGTCCCTGGACGACGGGCCGGAGGGCTACCGGATGTTCAAGGAGAAGGAGGACGGGTGCGTGCGAGCCGTGTTCCGACCGGGCGCCTGA